The window ATATCCCAAAGAAAACCTTATGGGATAAATCCCCCCCCCGATAAAGTTGTCTACCCTAAACACAACCCGACGTAACGCACTGCCCTGGGATGTGCCTGGGCAAGCACCCCAACAGATGTCGTTTGAGGGCACCCCCTGTTTTCAGCCTCCACGTCGTTAGCTTAGGCAATTTAAGAGAGACTTCACTATGGCACAGAGTTTTGGTGTAATCGGCCTAGCGGTCATGGGTGAAAACCTGGCCTTAAACGTAGAACGGAATGGTTTTCCCGTGTCCGTGTACAACCGATCGCGGGAGAAAACCGATCGCTTCATCGCCAATCGAACCCAGGGCAAAAACGTCCAAGCGACCTATTCCCTCGAAGAATTCGTGGCGTCTTTAGAGCGTCCCCGGCGCATTCTAGTGATGGTAAAAGCCGGTGGCCCAGTTGATGCTGTGATTGGCCAACTCAAGCCCCTGCTGGATGATGATGACATGATCATTGACGGCGGCAACTCCCTCTATGAAGACACCGAGCGCCGAGTCAAAGAACTCGAATCGACTGGCCTTCGCTTCATCGGCATGGGCGTCAGCGGCGGCGAAGAAGGAGCCCTCAACGGCCCCAGCTTAATGCCCGGCGGCACCCGCGCGGCCTACGACCTGATTGAGCCCATCGTCACTAAAATTGCAGCCCAGGTAGATGATGGCCCCTGCGTCACCTACATCGGCCCTGGCGGTGCCGGTCACTACGTCAAGATGGTGCACAACGGCATTGAGTATGGCGACATGCAGCTCATTGCAGAAGCCTACGACCTGATGAAAAATGTCTTGGGCCTCAACCACGAACAGCTCCATGAGGTGTTTGCAGAATGGAACATGACGGAGGAACTCGACTCCTTCCTGATTGATATCACCTCCGACATCTTCACCAACGAAGAGGCCGGTAAGCCTCTGGTCGAGATGATTTTGGATGCCGCTGGGCAAAAGGGTACCGGTCGCTGGACGGTTGTTAATGCGCTGGAACTGGGGGTCGCGATCCCCACGATCACAGCGGCAGTGAACGCGCGCATTATGTCTTCTATCAAGCCAGAGCGCGTGGCGGCCTCTAAAGAACTCAGCGGCCCCACCGCCAAATTTGATGGTGATATCAAAACCACCATCAGCAAGATTCGGGATGCCCTGTATTGCTCTAAAATTTGCTCCTATGCCCAAGGGATGGCGCTGATCAGCAAAGCCTCTCAAACCTTTGATTACGGCATTAATTTGGGCGAAACCGCCCGCATCTGGAAAGGCGGCTGCATTATTAAAGCCCGCTTCTTAGGCAAGATTAAGCATGCCTACGACGAAAATGCCAATTTGGCGAATCTGCTACTCGCCCCTGAGTTCAAGCAAACGATTCTCGATCGCCAGGCTGCCTGGCGCGAAGTCGTAGCCATGGCCGCCGGGCTCGGCATTCCGGTCCCCGCTTTCAGTGCCTCCCTCGATTATTTCGACAGCTACCGTCGCGATCGCCTGCCCCAAAACCTGACCCAGGCTCAACGCGACTACTTCGGTGCCCACACCTACGAGCGGGTCGATAAAGAAGGCGTCTTCCATACCGAGTGGACGAAGGCTCCGGCAAAGGTGTAGAAGGTTAGGGGGATGAGGGGATAGTGGGGAGATAGCACCATGGGCTATTAGCCATCAGCTATCAGATTTTAGATTTCTGATTTTGGATTTCTGATTTCCCCACTCCCTCCATTCCCGATAGCGTTTCTCACTCTGATGAAGTACTCGCCTTAGACCCCAAACCCTAGCCCCTATTGCGACCAGGATGTCCCTCACTCCGCCCAAAAAGGCTGTATTCCCTTCTTCAATCCCTTCCCACTCTGCCCCCCTCCCCCACCGCCATGTCTGAACAAAAAGAACAAGCCCATCCCCAATACCGCAGCGATCGCGCCACGGTCAATCAACTATTGGCGGAAGGCCCGACAGACTTTAATCTGGCTGAGTTAGGCAGGCTCATCATTCGCTATAAAGGGTTTCCAGGGGCGCGGGATATTCAGAAAGATTTGGAGAAGGTACTGAGCACCTGGAAGCTGACGGAAGATGAGCTTTATGAAAAAACCCGAGTGCTCCACCAAAGGGCTGACATCTATCAAAATTTAGGGCGCAACCGCGAAGATTGGAGCTAGGGAATCTAGCAACAGACTTAGCTATCAGCATTGCTGAGAAAGTAAATATCCCTGCCGTTTGCTGGAAGTTCGCTGACTGACCGAGGCTGCCGATGGAATTCGTGGTTGAAAAAGTCATCGATGCAGTTTTAGAGGCCTCCGGCATTAAGGAAAGAGTGGGTCGCAGTCAGCGGGTTATTCGCCTGCTGCGACGTTTTGGCCTGGATTCCGTCGATGCTCTGACATCCTTTGAAGATATCTACGCCTATGCCCTGGTGGAATATGCCTTTGATGAAGCCGGGTTATGTAAGCCTGCGCCGCTGGTGAAGTTCTTTAAAGCAAAGGAAGTCCGAGCGCTGTTTCAGGCAGCCTATCGTGAGAATGATCCCCGGGAATGGTTGCGAAAGGGAGAAGCGATCGCTCAGTTCAAGCTGGGGAAACAGCTGCCAGGGCTCGACCCGAAACGGGAGCTAGGAACGTTCGCGGCGGTTTTTGTCGAAATCGTGAAACAAACGCGATCGCCCAAAGAGATCCGTCAAGACCAAAAACTCGACAGCCTGCAGCAACAGCTCCAATCCCTACAAACCCAAATCCAGCAGTTGCCGAGCCTGGAAGCCATCAATCAGCAGGTGACCCAGCTAGCAGGGGTTGAAACCTTGGCCCTTCCGGCGGCAGCCCAGACCAGTAACGCGGTGGATCTGGCCCATCAGCTCGGGGAATGGTTTGAGGTGCTGGACTATGACCGCGATCCCGATTACGAAGTTTGGACGACCGACTACTTTGAATGGATCATCAACTTTCCCCTGACCCGCCGAAAATTTTCTCGCATTCTGGTGCGGGGGGTCGCGGGGGAAGTGGGCATGGCAGACCTGCACGGGTTCCAGCAAGCCATTGAAGAAACCGGAGCTGACGAAGGCTGGCTGGTAGGGAACCGCCGGATCAGTAAAGCTGCCCGCACCGCAGCTCAGCAGGATAGTACCTACGAAGACATCACCTGCTACACCTTTGATGAGCTGTTGGATGAAGACGCTGACTTCAGCAAATATCTGGATTGGCTGGCGGCGGATATCAAGGTCAAGGGGGTAGATACAGGATATTTGCCGTTGGGCTGTCGTAAAGATGAGCTGGATCCGTTCAGCCAGCAGAAGATTGGCGTCAGCGTCTACGGAGAAGAAGATGGCTGGATTGACGGCTATGTAGATCAGTGGCTGGATGACCCGGCCAAAGAGCACCTATCCATTTTGGGGGAATTTGGCACCGGCAAAACCTGGTTTGCCCTGCACTATGCCTGGGTTGCACTGCAGCGCTATCAAGATGCCAAGCGACGTGGCATTGAGCGCCCCCGCGTGCCGATTGTGGTACCCCTGCGAGACTATGCCAAGGCCGTAACGGTCGAATCTCTATTCTCTGAGTTCTTTTTCCGCAAGCACGAGATTCTGAAAACCTATTCCGTTTTTGAGCAGCTAAACCGCATGGGCAAGCTGCTGTTGATTTTTGATGGGTTTGATGAAATGGCGGCACGGGTAAACCGGCAGGCCATGATTGACAATTTTTGGGAGCTGGCGAAGGTGGTGGTGCCGGGGGCAAAGGCCATCTTGACCTGCCGGACTGAGCATTTTCCAGATGCGATTGAGGGGCGTCAGCTGCTGAATGCGGAGCTGCAGGCATCTACAAAAAACCTGACCGGAGAACCGCCCCAGTTTGAAGTGCTGGAGCTGGAGAAGTTTAGTGACGGGCAAATCGCAGAGTTGCTAGGGCACAAGGCGCAAGAGCGCACCGTGCAGGAGGTGATGGGCAACCCGCAACTGCTGGATCTGGCCCGACGTCCGGTGATGGTGGAGCTGATTTTAGAAGCCCTGCCGGAGATTGAGGCGGGGAAACCGGTGGATATGGCGCGAGTATATCTCTACGCGGTAACCGCCAAGATGGAGCGGGATATCAAAAGCGATCGCACATTCACCTCCCTTGCAGACAAGCTCTACTTTTTGTGTGAGCTGTCCTGGGAAATGCTGTCGAGCGATCGCATGAGCCTCAACTATCGAGCGTTTCCAGAGCGGCTGCAGCAATTATTTGCGGATCGGGTGAAGGAAGAGAAAGAGTTGGACCACTGGCGCTACGACATGATGGGCCAGACGATGCTAATCCGCAATTCGGAGGGGGACTACAGCCCAGCGCACCGATCGCTGCTGGAGTTTTTTGTGGCGTACAAGATTGTAGCGTCGCTGGGGGCGATGGCGGAGGATTTTACGGAGGTGGCGCGGCGGCAGTCGCATTTGGATGAGGCAGCAACGCCTCAGGGATATACGTGGGATGGGTATTTCCGAAGAGAGTGTGATGAAGCGGGGGTACCTGAGGCGATCGCACCGTTGAATCAGTTTGAGAGTATGGCCTTCGATGATTTGCTGCCGCTGTTGAGTGAGGCGAAGTTGGCCAGAGCAATATTAGATCTGGCGTATCCGATGTTGGATCAAGATACGATGCTAGAAAAACTTTTGCCGTTGTTGTGGGCAACACAAGAGAAACCCCTAGGAAAAATCGGTTACCTGGGGGGTAATGTGACTCAGCTGATGCTGGCCCAAAGTCCTTATGCTTTAGTAGATAATGACCTGAGCGGTACAAAGTTGCTAGGAGTTGATTTCACTGAAACCTATTTACACCGGGTGAACTTCCAGGGTGCTCATTTAACAGAAGCTATATTTTCCAAATCAATAGGCAGTGTTAACACCTTGGCGTTTAGCCCAGCAGAACCTTATCTTGCAATTGGTGATAGTAAAGGAAGCGTACAAGTTTACGATGTTGAAACTAAACAAGTTATTTTATTGTGTTCGGGCCATTCAGATTGGGTGAGATCTATCGCCTTTAGCACAGATGGAAAGACTCTTGCATCGGGCGGTAGTGACAGGACCTTAAAGCTGTGGTCAATGGACAGTGGCAATTGCATTCGTACCTTCAAAGGTCATACAAGAGGAATTTCGTCTGTCGCTTTTAGTCCAAATGGAGACGTCATAGCATCGAGTGGTAATGACAAGACTATAAAGCTGTGGTCGACGGTCACCGGCAATTGTATTCGCACTATTGAAAGTCATTTAAAGGGGGTTTCATCAGTTGCTTTTAGCCCAAACGGAGACGTTTTAGCATCGAGTAGTAACGATCAGACTATAAAGCTGTGGTCAATGGACAGCGGTGATTGTATCTCTACTCTCGAAGGCCATTTAAGCTGGGTAAGAGCCATAGCCTTTAGTCCGGATGGGGAGACCTTGGCATCGAGTAGTAATGACAAGACTATAAAGCTATGGTCGATGGCCACGAGGAATTGTATTC is drawn from Leptolyngbya sp. SIO1E4 and contains these coding sequences:
- a CDS encoding NACHT domain-containing protein; amino-acid sequence: MEFVVEKVIDAVLEASGIKERVGRSQRVIRLLRRFGLDSVDALTSFEDIYAYALVEYAFDEAGLCKPAPLVKFFKAKEVRALFQAAYRENDPREWLRKGEAIAQFKLGKQLPGLDPKRELGTFAAVFVEIVKQTRSPKEIRQDQKLDSLQQQLQSLQTQIQQLPSLEAINQQVTQLAGVETLALPAAAQTSNAVDLAHQLGEWFEVLDYDRDPDYEVWTTDYFEWIINFPLTRRKFSRILVRGVAGEVGMADLHGFQQAIEETGADEGWLVGNRRISKAARTAAQQDSTYEDITCYTFDELLDEDADFSKYLDWLAADIKVKGVDTGYLPLGCRKDELDPFSQQKIGVSVYGEEDGWIDGYVDQWLDDPAKEHLSILGEFGTGKTWFALHYAWVALQRYQDAKRRGIERPRVPIVVPLRDYAKAVTVESLFSEFFFRKHEILKTYSVFEQLNRMGKLLLIFDGFDEMAARVNRQAMIDNFWELAKVVVPGAKAILTCRTEHFPDAIEGRQLLNAELQASTKNLTGEPPQFEVLELEKFSDGQIAELLGHKAQERTVQEVMGNPQLLDLARRPVMVELILEALPEIEAGKPVDMARVYLYAVTAKMERDIKSDRTFTSLADKLYFLCELSWEMLSSDRMSLNYRAFPERLQQLFADRVKEEKELDHWRYDMMGQTMLIRNSEGDYSPAHRSLLEFFVAYKIVASLGAMAEDFTEVARRQSHLDEAATPQGYTWDGYFRRECDEAGVPEAIAPLNQFESMAFDDLLPLLSEAKLARAILDLAYPMLDQDTMLEKLLPLLWATQEKPLGKIGYLGGNVTQLMLAQSPYALVDNDLSGTKLLGVDFTETYLHRVNFQGAHLTEAIFSKSIGSVNTLAFSPAEPYLAIGDSKGSVQVYDVETKQVILLCSGHSDWVRSIAFSTDGKTLASGGSDRTLKLWSMDSGNCIRTFKGHTRGISSVAFSPNGDVIASSGNDKTIKLWSTVTGNCIRTIESHLKGVSSVAFSPNGDVLASSSNDQTIKLWSMDSGDCISTLEGHLSWVRAIAFSPDGETLASSSNDKTIKLWSMATRNCIRTLEGHSAWVRCVAFSLDGKILVSGSGDSTVKLWSMANGKCISTLKGHSNRIWSVAINPNGKVLASGSYANTVKFWSIAEGDCIGTLKGHSNRIWSVAFSPDGKKIASCSDDKTIKLWSTTSGNHIRTFEGHSDWVRSIAFNPDGKTLASSSNDQTIKLWLIASGDCICTFEGHSNWVRSVAFSPDGKTLASGGEDQTVKLWSIVSGNCISTFQVHSHRVWPVAFSPDGKILASGDDNKTVKLWSIASGDCIRTFEGHSNWVRSVTFSPDGKTLASGSDNKLVKLWSIASGDCIRTFEGHSDGVRSVAFSPDGHTLASSSSDKKIKLWSIANGNCIHTLEGHSNGVGSVAFSPDGKILASGSYDETVRLWSMKTTECLRVIDDRVCAGMDITGTMGLTAGQRTALKLMGAVDKAEG
- a CDS encoding DUF3288 family protein: MSEQKEQAHPQYRSDRATVNQLLAEGPTDFNLAELGRLIIRYKGFPGARDIQKDLEKVLSTWKLTEDELYEKTRVLHQRADIYQNLGRNREDWS
- the gndA gene encoding NADP-dependent phosphogluconate dehydrogenase; the protein is MAQSFGVIGLAVMGENLALNVERNGFPVSVYNRSREKTDRFIANRTQGKNVQATYSLEEFVASLERPRRILVMVKAGGPVDAVIGQLKPLLDDDDMIIDGGNSLYEDTERRVKELESTGLRFIGMGVSGGEEGALNGPSLMPGGTRAAYDLIEPIVTKIAAQVDDGPCVTYIGPGGAGHYVKMVHNGIEYGDMQLIAEAYDLMKNVLGLNHEQLHEVFAEWNMTEELDSFLIDITSDIFTNEEAGKPLVEMILDAAGQKGTGRWTVVNALELGVAIPTITAAVNARIMSSIKPERVAASKELSGPTAKFDGDIKTTISKIRDALYCSKICSYAQGMALISKASQTFDYGINLGETARIWKGGCIIKARFLGKIKHAYDENANLANLLLAPEFKQTILDRQAAWREVVAMAAGLGIPVPAFSASLDYFDSYRRDRLPQNLTQAQRDYFGAHTYERVDKEGVFHTEWTKAPAKV